In Rhododendron vialii isolate Sample 1 chromosome 9a, ASM3025357v1, the following are encoded in one genomic region:
- the LOC131302018 gene encoding large ribosomal subunit protein eL38z/eL38y — MPKQIHEIKDFLLTARRKDARSVKIKRSKDVVKFKVRCSKYLYTLCVFDSEKADKLKQSLPPGLSVQDL, encoded by the exons atg CCTAAGCAAATCCATGAGATCAAGGACTTCCTTCTAACTGCCAGAAGGAAGGATGCACGTTCAGTGAAAATCAAGAGGAGCAAAGATGTTGTGAAGTTCAAGGTTCGTTGCTCCAAGTACCTCTACACACTCTGTGTGTTTGATTCGGAGAAGGCTGATAAGTTGAAGCAATCCCTTCCTCCAG GTTTGAGTGTGCAAGACCTGTGA
- the LOC131299514 gene encoding cell number regulator 2-like: protein MAKSSSPVFGSSPGPWHTGLFGCFEDVPNCLITCFCPFVTFGQIAEIVDKGATFIFQSRICIAGMCCECTGGCLYSCFYRSKLRNQYALVESPCADCCVHCSCLCCALCQEYRELKKQGFDMSIGWEGNVEKKRHQMKMAPMAQGGMTR from the exons ATGGCCAAGAGCAGCAGCCCAGTTTTTGGTTCATCGCCGGGGCCTTGGCACACCGGCCTCTTCGGCTGCTTCGAAGACGTTCCTAACT GTTTAATTACATGTTTTTGTCCGTTCGTTACTTTCGGACAGATTGCGGAGATCGTAGACAAAGGGGCAACAT TTATTTTCCAAAGTCGTATTTGTATTGCTGG CATGTGCTGCGAGTGTACCGGCGGCTGCTTGTATTCGTGTTTCTATCGTTCCAAGTTGAGGAACCAATACGCACTGGTTGAGAGCCCTTGTGCCGATTGCTGCGTTCATTGCTCTTGCCTGTGTTGCGCCTTGTGCCAAGAGTACCGTGAGCTCAAGAAACAAGGTTTCGATATGTCCATTG GATGGGAAGGAAATGTAGAGAAAAAGCGGCATCAAATGAAGATGGCACCAATGGCTCAAGGAGGGATGACTAGATAA
- the LOC131302015 gene encoding uncharacterized protein LOC131302015, with the protein MEEMNDHHQQPPSPGVRPIKAKDCIEELLKFTLSSSIDGTLSLDVGLSKDYCSKLLTDDDGPEINPTPNASDIAEGVPTYPLYKHLASTLYQSLSFGAFSRPYDRMPLMHEDSSLKHKEVAWIALVMEKGSELINVLENVDFELHVQEPFFSQLKDGMKTVEGRCAVGDYNKIFSGALILFNKCLVLQVQDVRRYASFLEMLEAESLTKVLPGVQTIEEGVQIYRKFYSEEKEKLNGVLAIGVTKPAAQPFISLAGMLSGLSYGGLQRLLGFVHTVGTTVEALPPPRSTLLSSFMLPHNPNVKGSTLTDGARALAKHVDRSGSKYWGPFNGSDSTKNSLAKDAISHLMAHCCWQNMHVVPPHGVVYEIRTADGYGARWSEDGSEFIGFLEPYMEDGQSNRWKH; encoded by the exons atggaggaaATGAACGACCACCACCAACAGCCGCCATCACCAGGAGTGAGGCCAATCAAAGCCAAGGACTGCATAGAAGAACTCCTCAAGTTCACGCTCTCCTCCTCAATCGACGGAACCCTAAGTCTCGACGTCGGCCTCTCCAAAGATTACTGCTCCAAACTCCTCACCGACGATGATGGCCCAGAAATAAACCCTACCCCCAATGCCTCTG ATATTGCGGAGGGGGTTCCCACATATCCTTTGTACAAGCATCTGGCATCAACTTTGTACCAATCTCTATCCTTTGGAGCCTTTAGTAGGCCGTATGACAGAATGCCGTTGATGCATGAAGACAGTTCTTTGAAGCATAAAGAAGTTGCGTGGATTGCATTGGTCATGGAAAAGGGATCTGAGTTGATAAAT GTACTGGAAAATGTGGACTTTGAACTTCATGTTCAAGAGCCTTTCTTTTCCCAGCTTAAAG ATGGCATGAAAACAGTTGAAGGAAGATGCGCAGTTGGGGACTATAACAA aattttttcAGGAGCTTTGATTCTGTTCAATAAATGCTTGGTGCTTCAAGTTCAG GATGTTCGCCGTTATGCTTCATTTTTGGAGATGTTGGAAGCCGAGAGTCTGACAAAAGTCCTTCCTGGAGTACAAACTATTGAAGAAG gtgtACAAATCTACAGGAAATTTTACtcagaagagaaggaaaagctGAATGGTGTCCTTGCAATTGGTGTTACAAAACCGGCTGCTCAGCCTTTTATTTCTTTGGCTGGCATGCTTTCA GGTCTGAGTTATGGGGGGCTTCAGAGGCTGCTGGGTTTTGTGCACACTGTGGGAACGACTGTAGAAGCACTTCCCCCGCCAAGATCAACTCTTCTCTCTTCATTTATGTTGCCGCATAATCCAAAT GTAAAAGGTTCTACCTTGACTGATGGAGCCAGGGCCTTGGCTAAGCATGTTGATAGGAGCGGCTCGAAATATTGGGGTCCTTTCAATGGAAGTG ATTCCACTAAAAATAGCCTCGCAAAGGATGCAATCAGTCACTTGATGGCTCATTGTTGCTGGCAGAATATGCATGTTGTTCCACCACATGGAGTTGTCTATGAAATAAGGACTGCTGATGGTTATGGTGCACGGTGGTCTGAAGATGGAAGTGAG TTCATAGGATTCCTCGAGCCATACATGGAAGATGGACAGTCAAATAGATGGAAGCACTAA